In Pseudoxanthomonas sp. SE1, the genomic stretch GATCGATGCCGGCAACACCGGCCGCCAGTTCGGTACGCCCACGTTCGTCGCCGGCCAGCCGCGCGCATACGGCATCACCGCCAAGGTCAGGTTCTGATACGGCGTGCCGCACTCCATGAAAAAGCCGGGCGATGCCCGGCTTTTTCTTTGCCACGGGTGCGGGTACGTGCGTTCAGTGCCCGCCGTCCAGCGCCTTCAGTTCGCTGACCAGCGCGTTCGCCATCTCGCTGCCGTCGCCGTACAGCATGCGGGTGTTGTCGGCGTAGAACAGCGCGTTCTCGATGCCGGCGAAACCGGTGCCCTTGCCGCGCTTGATGACGATGGTGTTCTTCGAGTTCACCACGTCGAGGATCGGCATACCGTAGATCGGCGAGGCAGGATCGGTCTTCGCCACCGGGTTCACCACGTCGTTCGCGCCGATCACCAGCGAGACGTCGGTATTGGCGAACTCGGGGTTGATGTCGTCCATGTCGGCGATCAGGTCATACGGCACGCCGGCTTCCGCCAGCAGCACGTTCATGTGGCCCGGCATGCGGCCGGCGACCGGATGGATGGCGAACTTCACCTTGACCCCGCGCTCCATCAGCTTCTGCGACAGTTCCCAGATCTTGTGCTGCGCCTGCGCCACGGCCAGGCCGTAGCCGGGCACGATCACCACGCGTTCGGCGTAGGCCATCATCGCGGCGACGTCGGCGGCCTCGATGGGCTTCATCGAACCGCCGATCTCCTGCATGGCCGCGCCACCGCCGCCGAAGTTGGAGAACAGCACGTTGGTGATCTTCCGGTTCATCGCCTTGGCCATCAGCCGCGTCAGCAGCATGCCGGCCGCGCCGACCATGGTGCCGGCGATGATCAGCGCCTCGTTGCCCAGCACGTAACCCTCGAACGCCACCGCCAGGCCGGTGAACGCGTTGTACAGCGAGATCACCACCGGCATGTCGGCGCCACCGATGGGCAGCGTCATCAGCACGCCGAGCGCCAGCGACAGCACGAAGAAGGCGACGATCCACGGCATCGCCAGCGTGGTCAGTGCCATCACGCCGCATACCACCGCTGCCAGGGCAACCAGCGCGTTGAACCATTGCTGGCCCGGGAAGGTGTAGCGCTTGTCCATGCGCCCGTCGAGCTTGGCCCAGGCGATCACCGAGCCGGTCAGCGACACCGCGCCGATCAGTGCGCCGATGACGGCCAGCGACAAGGTGAAGGTCGATGGCGCCGGTTCACCGGACGAATAGCGCACCAGTTCCACGGCACCGATGGCCGCCGCAGAACCACCGCCCATGCCGTTGAACAGCGCGACCATCTGCGGCATGTCGGTGATGGCGACCTTCTTGCCCCAGATCCAGTTGAGGCCCACGCCGATCACGATGGCCGCGATCATCAGGCCGATGTTGTGCAGCCCCGGCAGGAAGAACGTGGCGACGGTGGCGATCAGCATGCCCGCGCCGGCCCACTGGATGCCGCTGCGCGCGGTCTTGGGGCTGGCCATGCGCTGCAGGCCCAGCAGGAACAGCGTGGCGGCCACGAAGTAGCTCAGCTTTACCAGGGTGAGCGCGCTCATTTGGCGTCTCCCGGCTTCTTGCTGCTCTTGAACATGTCCAGCATGCGCTCGGTGACCACATAGCCGCCGGCCGCGTTGCCGGCACCCAGCAGCACGGCGATGAAGCCGATGGCCTTCTCCAGCGTGGTATCGGCATGGCCCAGCACCACCATCGCACCGATCAGCACGATGCCGTGGATGAAATTGGAGCCGGACATCAACGGCGTATGCAGGATCACCGGCACCCGCGAAATGATCACGTGCCCGGCGATGGCCGCCAGCATGAAGATGTACAGCGCCACGAACCCGTCGCTCATCCGCTCCCCCATCCTGTCCATGTTGTCGACACCGCAGCGCGGCGCGCAGGGTGTGCTCCGCATCATAACCGTACCTGAACCCGGCGGGCGTCGCCTCCCGGCCTGTCAACCGTGTTCCGCGCGATGCGTTCCCATCCCTGCACCCCACCACCCCGAGGATCCGACCATGAAGCACGTGTCACTGCTGGCCCTGGTTGCACTGCTGCTGGGCACCACCGGCGTCGCCTCCGCGCGCGATGCAGGAGACCGCATCGACCACCGGCTGGATCGCAAGGGCGAGCGCGTGGAGCACCGCATGGATGCGCGCGGCGACCGCATCGAGCGGCGCTTCGACCGCAGCGCGCAGTGGGCCGACACCCATGGCCACGCCAGCGCAGCGAAGCATCTGGAACGCCGTGGCGACCGCATCGACGGCCGCCTGGACCGCAAGGGCGAGCGCGCCGAAGCGCATTGGGACCGTCGCGGCGACCGCATCGATCGCCGGCTGGACCGTCGCGGCTGATTCACGCCACAGGCCGCTAAGCTATGTTGGTGAGCACCACCGCCCCCCGTCCGTCGCCGGAAACGTCGTCGCCCAGCCCACTGGCGGCGACGCTCGATCTGTTCCTGGCTGACATCGGGCCGCGCGCGTTCCGCTTCGCCGAAGCCGGCCTGCGCCATCGCGAGGATGCGCTGGACGCCGTGCAGGACGCCATGATGAAGATGCTGGTGTACGCCGACCGCCCTGCTGCGGAATGGACGCCCCTGTTCTGGAGCATCCTGCGCCGGCGCATCGTCGACCTGCAGCGCCGTGCGGGCTTCCGGCTGCGCTGGCTGCTGCCGACCGGCGACCGCGGCGAAGAAGGCCCGGTGGACTGGGCGCCCGACCACGGCGCCGGCCCTTCGCAGGCGCACGACCAACGTGAAGCCTACGCGCGGTTCGTGGATGCCCTGCGCAATCTGCCCGCCCGGCAGCGCGAAGCCTTTACCCTGCGCGTGCTGGAAGACCTGGATGTGGCCGACACGGCGCGCGCGATGGGCTGCTCGGAGGGATCGGTGAAGACCCACCTGTCCCGGGCACGCGATGCCCTGCAACGGCAACTGGAGGAATTCCGATGAACCCCGCCCATGACAACGGCCACGGCCTCGACCAACAGGCCCGTCGCCTGCATCAGGCTGCTGTGGCGCAGGTGTCGCCACAGACGCTGCTGCGGCTGCGGATCGCCCGCCACGAGAACCAGCGTCGCGCGCCAGCGGCCGGTACCCCGCGCGCCTGG encodes the following:
- a CDS encoding NAD(P)(+) transhydrogenase (Re/Si-specific) subunit beta; this translates as MSALTLVKLSYFVAATLFLLGLQRMASPKTARSGIQWAGAGMLIATVATFFLPGLHNIGLMIAAIVIGVGLNWIWGKKVAITDMPQMVALFNGMGGGSAAAIGAVELVRYSSGEPAPSTFTLSLAVIGALIGAVSLTGSVIAWAKLDGRMDKRYTFPGQQWFNALVALAAVVCGVMALTTLAMPWIVAFFVLSLALGVLMTLPIGGADMPVVISLYNAFTGLAVAFEGYVLGNEALIIAGTMVGAAGMLLTRLMAKAMNRKITNVLFSNFGGGGAAMQEIGGSMKPIEAADVAAMMAYAERVVIVPGYGLAVAQAQHKIWELSQKLMERGVKVKFAIHPVAGRMPGHMNVLLAEAGVPYDLIADMDDINPEFANTDVSLVIGANDVVNPVAKTDPASPIYGMPILDVVNSKNTIVIKRGKGTGFAGIENALFYADNTRMLYGDGSEMANALVSELKALDGGH
- a CDS encoding NAD(P) transhydrogenase subunit alpha; translation: MSDGFVALYIFMLAAIAGHVIISRVPVILHTPLMSGSNFIHGIVLIGAMVVLGHADTTLEKAIGFIAVLLGAGNAAGGYVVTERMLDMFKSSKKPGDAK
- a CDS encoding RNA polymerase sigma factor, whose protein sequence is MLVSTTAPRPSPETSSPSPLAATLDLFLADIGPRAFRFAEAGLRHREDALDAVQDAMMKMLVYADRPAAEWTPLFWSILRRRIVDLQRRAGFRLRWLLPTGDRGEEGPVDWAPDHGAGPSQAHDQREAYARFVDALRNLPARQREAFTLRVLEDLDVADTARAMGCSEGSVKTHLSRARDALQRQLEEFR